GAAGGTTCATGCAACCTCTCCTGGTGGCAGACGTTCCGCCGACGCGCTCAAGCCTCGCGCAGGCCCGAGGCGGCCACGGACTGGGCGGGCAGTTTACTCGAGGGGTTGGCGGGCCGCCACCGCCACGCCGGTGAGGGTTGAAGCCAGGACGGCCCCTGCCCCGCAGAGGGAGGCGTCATTTCCGCAGCCGTCGTTGGCAGAAAGCCGGACAGCTCAAGGTGGCCCCAAGGCTGGTACCGAGCTATTCCCCGGTCGGAACTACGGCCGGAAGACGGGGCCGTTTTCAAACCACTGCCCCCCAGAGAGGGTCAGGATCGACTCCGGAAGCCCCTGTCGACTGCCCATGATCGCGCAGGACGCCAGGGTCTCGGGTAGTTCGAGGCCTTTTGGGAGCCTGGGATGTACGTGGGGGACGTAGCGGTCTTGCCACGGAGGCCCCAGCGGACACGCCCCTCGGCGTGGCGAGTCGCCAAACACCCGCGGCCTCGCTGGTCATGAGTCGCGGAGGGAACTGGCACGAGACTTGCTTCGTATTGAACGTAGGAGGAGGTGGCAAGACCATGACGAACGGAGGCCGGACTCTCACCTATCTAGGTATCGCCGTCGTAGGCGGCGTTGCCGGAGCCCTCGTGGGTCTCTTGACCGCGCCCGCCCGGGGCATCGAGACGCGACGCCGGCTGGGTGACGGGGCTGACGCTGTGGTGCGCTCAGGACACTACGCTATCGAAGGCGTGGCGGACTACCTGCAGGAAACCACGCGGAAGCTCAGCCGCGTCGTGAACGGCTGATCGTACATAGGGAGACCCCGAAGGAGTCTTTCGTTCCCGAGCCGGTGAGCCTGAGACGGCCAAACCTGGCTTCCCTCCCGGTTGATCCAAGGAGGATTTTCGAGGCGTTCGGCGCCCGGGTTGCACGCCTTCCTTATGCGAGGTGTCGACATCGCGCGCCGCGCCGCTTCACGCACGCCCTCAAGCCAGCTCTAACCCTACCAAGGCTTGCCCCGTCGGGGCGTGCTCGCGAACAAAGCGCCTTGGCCCCGGGGCCGTGATACACTCGCCCTGAAAATCGGGGGGGTTCGTTCTCCCTTGTCCAGAGCCGAGGCGCCGTGAGCCCGGTGGGCAAGATCGTGAGTTCAGCCCGGGCGACCCAAGACAAGACCGTGGCAGCGGACCTCCTCTTGAGGCCCTTGTGCAGACCCCCTAACGTCCGCCCCGCGTCGAAAAAGAGAAAGTTCGATATGCTGGGGAGGACGAGGGAGCGAGCCCTAAGGGACATCGTGAACGACAAGCTGCCCACCCATCCCCGCCCGGAGGCGTTCCTTCCCTAGAGGAGACCCGCGGATGTCCGGTAAGAAGAACAAGAAGTCGAAGCACCGGCCAGAGAAAGAGAAGAAGAAGGCGAAGGACAAGGCGAAAAAGGAGAAGAAGGGAAAAGTCGCGCTCCGGGCCAAGGCCAAGGCACCACCTACGCCCTTGAAGGCCGCGCGGCCGCAGGCCGCCGGAACACCGACCGCCGCCACCCCTGCCGCCAAGCCTTCGACCCCCGCCCGGCCCCACCCTCCGCGCAAAGGGGGAAGGAAGAGCTCCCTCTCCCAGCGGCGCGGTCCCGACGGCCAGTTGCTCGCTCCCGGGGAGCTGCTCCTCCCCGGCGGTCCCCTGCGGGGGGAGGAGATCCAGTATCTCTTCCGGGGCTGCGTGGCCGCGGAACACGCCGCGGGCGAGGCGGGCGTGAACGAGATCATCGCCAAGAAGGCTGCCCCCGACGCGGAGAGCGACCGCGCCGAGCTGCGGCGTTTCGCGGAGGGGATGGCGCAGCGATTCGACAGCGGGACGATCGAGCCCCTCCCCCCCATTCGCGGCGTCGTGCGCCGGAACTTCCAGGGGGTGGTGGAGCGGGCACGGTACCGCCGCCGGGAGATCGGCGCTTTCCTGCGCGGTTTGGACTTGGGCCGGACCGAGACCTCGCACATGGACTCCCACGGGGAGGCCAGCCTGCAGAGCCTCATGGAGTGGGCGGCCCGCCTGGAGAACCTGACCGAGGCCGACGAGCCCGACCAGGCGGACTACAACCAGTTCCACCGCGGTCTGGACCAGCTCGAGAACACCACCGAGGCCTTGATCGTCGACGTCGAGCTGACCCTGCGGCGCTTGCGCGATCGGAACCGGGCCTCCTAGGTTGAGCGCGGACACTCCCCCCCCCAACGCGGAGGGTCCCGATCCGCCGGGCCCCGGGGAAGAGCCCCGGCAGACCACGCCGTTCCTGGTTCTTCAGTTCTTCATTTTCCCCCTCGCCATCGTAGCCGTCTGCGTGGCCGTGTTCGTGGTCTTCGGCCTCATCGCGGGGGAGAGCCGGGGGGCGCGCGACTACCTGGCCGAGGTGCGGGGGGGGAGCGCCAACCGCCGCTGGCAGGCGGCATTCGAGCTGTCCAAGGTCCTCCAGGCCCGCAAGGATCCCGCTCTCTCCGACCCCCACTTCGCGGAGGAGGCGGTCCGGCTCTTCCGGGACTCCGGGACGGATGATCCGCGGGTGCGCCGCTACCTGGCTCTGGCCCTGGGCCGCTTGGGCGACCCGCGGGCGGTGCCTGCCCTGCTCGAGGCCGTCGAGGAGGGGGCGGACAAGGAGCGGCCGGTCGACGCCGAGATCCAGATCTACGCGGTCTGGGCCTTGGGAGCGATCGGGGACGTGGCTGCGCTTCCCAAGCTCGTCGCCCTCGCGGGCGGCGCGGATCCCGGGCTCCGCAAGGCCGCCGTCTACGCCTTGGGCGCCTTCCGGGGGGACGTGGCGCAGGACGCGCTGGTCAAGGCGCTCGGCGATGCCACCGAGGACGTGCGCTGGAACGCGGCGGTGGCTCTAGCCCGTTGGAGGGAGCCGCGGGCGGCCCCTGTCCTCCTCGAGATGATGGACCGCACCCATCTTGCGGAGGTGGATCGGCGCCTGCGCGAGGGGGGCCTCCCCGAGGGGCTCACCCCGGAGCAACGCGAGGAGGCCATCCTGCAGGCGGTGGGGGCGGCGGCCCTCCTGCCCACGCCCGCTCTCCGCTCCGAGCTGGAACGCCTCCGCGACGGCGATGAGAATCTGAAGGTGCGCGAGGCCGCAAGGCGAGCGCTGGCCCGACCGTGAGGGGCACGCTCGAGATGGCGTCCGTGTTCGCAAGGCTTGACATCAATCCCGCCGTGCGTAGAATGCCGCTACCTCCAGTGCCTACTTGGGATTACGAGCTCAAAGAAGAGGCTTCCCATGTCTGACGGCAAGGACTCCGCGCCCGCCGGTGCTCCCCCGCCTGCCGCGGCAGCAGCCCCCGCGGAAAAGGAGAAGGGCGGCCTCACCCGCCGCCTCTTCGTCTGGTCCCTGCCCCTGGGCTGGACGGCCTTCGCCGCCGCCACCGCCTCTGGCTTGATCGCCACCGCGCGCTCCCTTTTCCCGAACGTGCTCTTCGAGCCGCCCCAGTCCTTCAAAGTGGGTTTCCCCGGGGAGTACAACGTGGGTGAGGTGGACACTCGATGGAAGGACGCCTTCGGGGTGTGGATCGTGCGCAACGGCGACGGCTTCTATGCCTTGATCGCGGTCTGCACCCACTTGGGGTGCTCCCCCAACTGGCTGGCCGCAGAAAACAAATTCAAATGCCCCTGCCACGGGAGCGGGTTCTACATGAGCGGCGTCAATTTCGAGGGCCCCGCCCCCCGGCCTCTGGAGCGGGCCTCGATCGTGCTCGCCGACGACGGCCAGATCCTGGTGGACAAATCGGTGAAGTTCCAGCAGGAGAAGGGAGAATGGGACCTCCCGGGTGCGTTCCTGAAGGTGTAGTCGAGAGTCTCTAGCGAGGGTCAATGGCCACCAAGCCCCCCGATCCGTTCCTGTCCCGCACGTGGGACTACATCACCGAAACCCAGATCTGGAGGTCGATCTTCCGCCACGGCCTGCCCGCGACCAACCGGAATCGGGTCCTGGTGGTGATGACCAACGTCTTCCTTCACTTGCACCCGGTGAAGATCCGCAAGAGCGGGATCCGCCTGAAGTTCACCTGGTGCATGGGCGGCCTGACCTTCTTCCTGTTTCTGGTGGAGACCTTCACCGGTCTCCTCCTCATGTTCTATTACCGGCCGACCGTGGCCTTCGCCTACATGGACATCGTGGACCTGGCGGAGCAGGTGCCCCTCGGGATCATGCGCGAGATCCACCGCTGGGGGGCCCACGCCATGGTCATCACCGTCTGGCTCCACATGTTCCGGGTCTTCATGACGGGCTCCTACAAGCCCCCCCGGGAGTTCAACTGGAACGTGGGCGTGATCCTGCTCGTCTTGACCCTGCTCCTCTCCTTCACCGGCTACCTGCTCCCCTGGGACCAGCTCGCCATCTGGGCCATCACGGTGGGATCCAACATGGCGCGCGCCACGCCCCTGCTGGGGAGCGAGGGACCCGGCTCGCAGCTCCTTGTCTTAGGGAGCGTGAAGATGGTCCATGCGGGGTCAGACGCGAAGTTTGCCCTCCTGGGCGGGCGTTTCGTGGGGGAGGGAGCGCTGCTCCGCTTCTACGTCCTGCACTGCGTGGGAATTCCCCTCGTGGCGGGGATCCTGATGGCGATCCATTTCTGGAGGGTCCGGAAGGACGGCGGCATCTCCGGGCCCTTGTGAGGGTCGAAGCGTGGTCGAGGCCCTAAAAGGCGTCATCAACTCCCTCACCGCCCCGGAGATCTTCATCTCCCTGGCCGCCGTGTTCTTGCTCCTCTCTCTGCGATTCAAGGCCTTCTGGAAGCCCAAGGTGGCGGGCACGGTGGGGATCCTGGCCGTGCTCTTCGTGGCCGTCTCCATGCTCGATCCGAACTTCGCGAAGATCGTGAAGAAGCCGGACAACATCCCCATCGTGGCCATGCTCTTCCTGGTCGGCTTCTTCACCTGGCTCGCCATGTCGCAGGCCCAGAGAAACGACGAGCGCACGGCGAGGGGCGAGAAGCCCATGGAGGCCAGCAACGGGGAGGGGGAGAAGACCTGGGTCTGGCCGGATCTTGTCTATACCGAGCTGCTGTGCATGGTCATCGTGATGATCGTGCTCGTGATCTGGGGCATGGCCTTCCACGCCCCCATCGAGGAGCCGGCCAATCCCGCGCGCACCCCCAACCCCAGCAAGGCCCCCTGGTACTTCCTGGGCCTCCAGGAGATGCTCGTCTACTACGATCCCTGGCTGGCGGGTGTCGTCTTTCCCAGCCTGATCATCGTGGGCCTCATGGCCATCCCCTACCTCGACACGAATCCCAAGGGGAACGGCTATTTCACCTTCGCGGAGCGGAAGACGGAGGTCACCCTCTTCCTTTGGGGCTTCCTCATCCAGTGGGTGCTGCTCGTCATCCTGGGCACCTTTCTGCGGGGGCCCAACTGGAACTTCTTCGGACCCTACGAGTACTGGGACGTGCATAAGCTCCTGGCCCTGAACAACGTCAACCTCTCGGAATACGTCTGGATCCGGTTCCTGCACGCCCCGCTGCCCCAGAACATGTTCGTGCGCGAGGGGCCGGGCATCCTGGCCGTCCTTTTCTATGTCGTGGTGCTGCCGGGGATCCTGGCCAAGACCTTCCTCAAGCGCTTCCACGAGAAGATGGGGCCCTGGCGCTTCGCGCTCTTCGTGATGCTCTTCCTGGGCATGTTCGCCCTTCCCATCAAGATGATCCTGCGCTGGACGGTCAACCTGAAGTACATCGTGGCCATGCCCGAGATCTTCTTCAACATCTAGGGTCCGAGGAACCCCATGCCCCCCGCCAAGCACGAGCCCGGCCGCGACCCGGAGATGGCTAACCGGACGCAGACGCTCAACCTGGTCTTCGCGCTCTCCTCGCTCGGCATGCTCGTGGTCTTCTCCCTTATGATCTGGGCGGACTACGACCGGGAGTGGAAGACCTACCAGAGCACCTTCAACCGCCTGGACGTCAAGTACACCGAGCAGCAGATCCAGGAGGCCCTGGGCAAGGTGGACGCCGCCCGCCGCCAGGGCGTGCAGGCCGAGCTCCAGCAAGGGGACAAGGAGATCGCGGCCCGCCGGGCGGACATAGGCAAGGCCCAGGCCGAGGTGGAGAAGGCCCACGGGATCTGGTACGGCCTGGACCAGGAGTACCGATTCACCAAGGCCAACATCGACGTGCAGCGGTACGTGTACGACGAAGCGGCCCACCGCAACGAGAAGAGCGCCCCCCGCAAGAAGACCGACCTGGAGGCGCTCGAGAAGCACTGGACTGATCTGCGGGTGAAGGTAGAGGAGGCCAAGGCCAACGAGGACGCGGCCAAGTCGCGGGTGGCGGAGCTCGAGGCCACCAAGCTCGACGCGGAGAAGAAGCAGAAGGAGCTCTTCGCGGAGCGGGACCGGCTGGAGGAGAAGCTCCAGAAGATCCGGCCCAACTGGGTCTACTTTGTCCGGAACCTGCCCATCCTCGACCTCGCCAACCCCTCCCTCAAGATCAACCAGATCATGCCCGGGAACCTGATCGACGACGTGAACTTCACGGGCACGCCCAAGGTGGACCGGTGCACCACCTGCCACCTGGCCATCGACAAGAAGGGGTACGAGAACGCGCCCCAGCCCTTCCGCACCCACCCCGACTTCGAAACCTTCCTCCGGGGCCCCCACCCCATCGAAAAGGTGGGCTGCACCGCTTGTCACCAGGGACGGGGGCGGGCCACCGGCTTCCAGAACGCGGCCCACACGCCCTCCACCCGGGAGCAGGAGAAGGAGTGGGGCAAGTACACCCATAGCAAGGAGTACCAGGAGCTGAGGTTCTGGGATCTGCAAATGATGGCCCGTGGCCATACCGAGTCGCAGTGCCTGAAGTGCCACTCGGGCGTGGTGGAGGTGCCCAAGGCGGAGCACCTCAACACCGGCACTCTCCTGATAGAGAAGTACGGCTGTTTTGGCTGCCACAAGATCAAGGGCTGGGAGGGCCTGCGCAAGGTGGGGCCCGACCTCACCCGGGTCGTGACCAAGACCAACCCGGAGTGGATCGTGCGCTGGATCAAGGAGCCCCGTGGGTTCCGTCCCACCCGCATGCCCCAGATCTGGGACGTGCGCTTGGACGAGACAGCGGGCCAGAAGGCGCGCAACGACACGGAGGCGAGCGCGGTGGCCGCCTACGTGGTGGAGAAATCGGCCAAGGACGCCTACCCCGACCCTCCCCGGGGGGATCTACCCGCGGGGCGCAAGATCTTCGAGAGCGTGGGCTGCCTGGCCTGTCACCGGGTGGGTGACGACCGGCGCGGGATCGTGGGGCTGGAGGCCGCCGCGTTCCGCGAGCACGGGCCCAACCTGGCAGGGACGGGCAGCAAGGTGAAGGCGGGCTGGCTCTACGCATGGGTGCGCAACCCGAAGGGCTACTGGCACGACACCAAGATGCCCAACCTCCGCCTGAGCGAGAAGGAGGCCGCGGACGTCACGGCCTACCTCATGAGCCTCAAGAACGAGGCCTTCCTGGCCCGGCCGCGCCCCGCCTTCGACCAGAGCCTCCGGGACGAGATCGTGCTCGAGTACCTGAAGGCCCAGTTCACGGTGAAGCAGGCGGGCGAGCGGCTCGCGGCCATGGGGGACCAGGAGCGGACGCTCTTTCTGGGCGAGAAGACCATCGGTCGCTATGGCTGCTTCGGCTGCCACACCGTTACCGGCTTCGAGAAGTCCTCCCCGGTGGGGGTGGAGCTCACCGAGGAGGGATCGAAGCTGGTGGAGCGGCTGGACTTCGGTTTCGAGGAAGGCCGGATCGCCAACACCCTTCCCGCCTGGGTTCAACGCAAGCTGATGGAGCCCCGGGCCTTTGACCACGGCAAGGTGAAGCGGCCGGATGAGCTGCTCCGGATGCCCAAGTTCCACTTCGCGCCCGAGGAGGCGGACGCCATCGTCACCGGCGTGATGTCCTTCACCAAGGAGCAGGTGCCGCTGGCCGCCCAAAAGCAGCTGAGCGCGGACGAGAAGTACATCGAGAAAGGCCGGCGCCTGGTCCGCAACCTCAACTGCCAGGGGTGCCACCAGATCGGCGCCAAGGGGGGGACGATCAAGGCGGTGGTGACCGACCAGCTCGAGAGCTCAGGGGGGGACGTTCTGCAGGCCGTGGCCCTCTCCCCTCCCATGCTGTACAACGAGCAGTCCCGCTCGGGCGAAGGGGCACGGGTCCAGACCCCCTGGCTTCACGGCTTCCTGAAGGACCCCTCCAACAAGATCCGCCCCTGGCTTCAGATCCACATGCCCACCTTCGATTTCGAGGAGGAGGAGGTCAACGCCATCACCCGATACTTCGCGGCCCTGGATAGCGTCCCCTACCCCTACGAGCCAAAGCCCAAGCTGGACCCGGTCCTGGTGGCCACGGGCAAGGACCTCTTCGGCCGCTGGCAGT
This sequence is a window from Vicinamibacteria bacterium. Protein-coding genes within it:
- a CDS encoding c-type cytochrome; protein product: MPPAKHEPGRDPEMANRTQTLNLVFALSSLGMLVVFSLMIWADYDREWKTYQSTFNRLDVKYTEQQIQEALGKVDAARRQGVQAELQQGDKEIAARRADIGKAQAEVEKAHGIWYGLDQEYRFTKANIDVQRYVYDEAAHRNEKSAPRKKTDLEALEKHWTDLRVKVEEAKANEDAAKSRVAELEATKLDAEKKQKELFAERDRLEEKLQKIRPNWVYFVRNLPILDLANPSLKINQIMPGNLIDDVNFTGTPKVDRCTTCHLAIDKKGYENAPQPFRTHPDFETFLRGPHPIEKVGCTACHQGRGRATGFQNAAHTPSTREQEKEWGKYTHSKEYQELRFWDLQMMARGHTESQCLKCHSGVVEVPKAEHLNTGTLLIEKYGCFGCHKIKGWEGLRKVGPDLTRVVTKTNPEWIVRWIKEPRGFRPTRMPQIWDVRLDETAGQKARNDTEASAVAAYVVEKSAKDAYPDPPRGDLPAGRKIFESVGCLACHRVGDDRRGIVGLEAAAFREHGPNLAGTGSKVKAGWLYAWVRNPKGYWHDTKMPNLRLSEKEAADVTAYLMSLKNEAFLARPRPAFDQSLRDEIVLEYLKAQFTVKQAGERLAAMGDQERTLFLGEKTIGRYGCFGCHTVTGFEKSSPVGVELTEEGSKLVERLDFGFEEGRIANTLPAWVQRKLMEPRAFDHGKVKRPDELLRMPKFHFAPEEADAIVTGVMSFTKEQVPLAAQKQLSADEKYIEKGRRLVRNLNCQGCHQIGAKGGTIKAVVTDQLESSGGDVLQAVALSPPMLYNEQSRSGEGARVQTPWLHGFLKDPSNKIRPWLQIHMPTFDFEEEEVNAITRYFAALDSVPYPYEPKPKLDPVLVATGKDLFGRWQCVRCHVVAGKLPNQEPANMAPDLAKVPERLRTAWIAQWLADPGRIQTGTRMPANFPTDPSENAYPDILGGDQKKQIEAVRSYLLTLGSPGTRVAEAH
- a CDS encoding ubiquinol-cytochrome c reductase iron-sulfur subunit; amino-acid sequence: MSDGKDSAPAGAPPPAAAAAPAEKEKGGLTRRLFVWSLPLGWTAFAAATASGLIATARSLFPNVLFEPPQSFKVGFPGEYNVGEVDTRWKDAFGVWIVRNGDGFYALIAVCTHLGCSPNWLAAENKFKCPCHGSGFYMSGVNFEGPAPRPLERASIVLADDGQILVDKSVKFQQEKGEWDLPGAFLKV
- a CDS encoding cytochrome b N-terminal domain-containing protein, which produces MATKPPDPFLSRTWDYITETQIWRSIFRHGLPATNRNRVLVVMTNVFLHLHPVKIRKSGIRLKFTWCMGGLTFFLFLVETFTGLLLMFYYRPTVAFAYMDIVDLAEQVPLGIMREIHRWGAHAMVITVWLHMFRVFMTGSYKPPREFNWNVGVILLVLTLLLSFTGYLLPWDQLAIWAITVGSNMARATPLLGSEGPGSQLLVLGSVKMVHAGSDAKFALLGGRFVGEGALLRFYVLHCVGIPLVAGILMAIHFWRVRKDGGISGPL
- a CDS encoding YtxH domain-containing protein — its product is MTNGGRTLTYLGIAVVGGVAGALVGLLTAPARGIETRRRLGDGADAVVRSGHYAIEGVADYLQETTRKLSRVVNG
- a CDS encoding HEAT repeat domain-containing protein — translated: MSADTPPPNAEGPDPPGPGEEPRQTTPFLVLQFFIFPLAIVAVCVAVFVVFGLIAGESRGARDYLAEVRGGSANRRWQAAFELSKVLQARKDPALSDPHFAEEAVRLFRDSGTDDPRVRRYLALALGRLGDPRAVPALLEAVEEGADKERPVDAEIQIYAVWALGAIGDVAALPKLVALAGGADPGLRKAAVYALGAFRGDVAQDALVKALGDATEDVRWNAAVALARWREPRAAPVLLEMMDRTHLAEVDRRLREGGLPEGLTPEQREEAILQAVGAAALLPTPALRSELERLRDGDENLKVREAARRALARP